In the Populus trichocarpa isolate Nisqually-1 chromosome 1, P.trichocarpa_v4.1, whole genome shotgun sequence genome, one interval contains:
- the LOC18095641 gene encoding uncharacterized protein LOC18095641 yields the protein MNPGQLTLLASTFCVMLTMHFSGQLLAEHLLSWKKPKEQKAIIIIILMAPIYAIDSFVGLVDFQGSKAFFMLLESVKECYEALVIAKFLALLYSYLNISISKNIVPDDIKGREIHHSFPMTLFQPHTVRLNHHTLKLLKYWTWQFVVIRPICSILMISLQILGLYSGWVSWTFTIILNISVSLALYSLVLFYHVFAKELAPHKPLAKFLCIKGIVFFCFWQGVVLDILVALGIIRSHHFWLDVEHIEEALQNALVCLEMVFFSAFQKYAYSATPYRDDIAAINVKLDRKKD from the exons aTGAATCCTGGACAGCTTACTCTTCTGGCATCCACTTTCTGTGTGATGCTTACAATGCATTTTTCAGGACAGCTTCTCGCTGAGCATCTACTCAGCTGGAAGAAGCCAAAGGAGCAAAAGgctattattatcatcataCTTATGGCCCCCATATATGCCATTGACTCCTTTGTTGGTTTGGTAGATTTTCAGGGGAGCAAAgcattttttatgcttttggaATCAGTCAAGGAATGTTACGAGGCTCTG GTGATAGCAAAGTTCTTGGCTTTGTTGTACAGCTACTTAAACATATCAATAAGCAAAAACATAGTTCCAGATGATATCAAGGGAAGGGAGATTCATCACTCATTTCCAATGACTCTTTTTCAG CCACACACTGTTCGTTTGAACCACCACACATTAAAGCTCCTGAAGTATTGGACATGGCAGTTTGTTGTGATTCGCCCTATTTGCTCCATCTTGATGATATCTCTTCAAATTCTTGGGTTGTATTCCGGTTGGGTGAGCTGGACATTCACAATAATTCTGAATATTTCAGTATCACTGGCTTTGTATTCTCTGGTGCTTTTCTATCATGTGTTTGCTAAAGAGTTGGCGCCACACAAACCTCTTGCCAAGTTCTTGTGCATCAAAGGAATCGTCTTTTTCTGCTTTTGGCAG GGAGTTGTGCTTGATATTCTTGTAGCATTGGGCATAATCCGATCTCATCATTTCTGGCTTGATGTAGAGCACATTGAAGAAGCTTTGCAAAATGCATTGGTGTGCTTAGAAATGGTTTTCTTTTCGGCTTTTCAGAAATATGCATATAGTGCTACGCCATATAGAGATGATATTGCCGCAATAAATGTGAAATTGGATAGGAAGAAAGACTAG